One genomic region from Solwaraspora sp. WMMD792 encodes:
- a CDS encoding PPOX class F420-dependent oxidoreductase, which produces MAKPPLPQHLVEMLGRPNLSVMGTVSPSGAPVTVATWYLWDDGRVLLNLDAGRKRLEHLRADPRVSLTVLDGDSWYRHVSLHGSVTIEPDPELAGIDRLARHYTGDRYPDRERPRVSAWLTVESYHAWGFDR; this is translated from the coding sequence ATGGCCAAACCGCCGTTGCCGCAACACCTGGTCGAGATGCTGGGCCGGCCGAACCTGTCGGTGATGGGCACGGTGAGCCCGAGCGGCGCGCCGGTGACCGTCGCCACCTGGTACCTGTGGGACGACGGCCGGGTGCTGCTCAACCTGGACGCCGGGCGCAAGCGGCTGGAGCATCTGCGGGCCGACCCACGGGTGTCGCTGACCGTCCTGGACGGCGACTCCTGGTACCGGCACGTCAGCCTGCACGGCAGCGTGACCATCGAGCCGGATCCCGAGCTGGCCGGGATCGACCGGCTGGCCCGGCACTACACCGGTGACCGCTACCCGGACCGGGAGCGCCCCCGGGTGTCCGCCTGGTTGACCGTGGAGTCCTACCACGCCTGGGGCTTCGACCGCTGA
- a CDS encoding glycine--tRNA ligase — protein sequence MQDALARLAAYWAEQGCLTVQPMNTEVGAGTLNPATFLRVLGPEPWRVAYVEPSVRPDDARYGENPNRIQTHTQFQVILKPEPGDAQELYLGSLAALGIDVAAHDVRFVEDNWASPALGAWGLGWEVWLDGLEITQFTYFQQAGGINLEVPSVEITYGIERIMMALQGVRHFKEIAYAPGISYGEIFGPGEYEMSRYYLDDADVATNRQLLDLYAAEAQRMIDAGLPVPAHSFVLKCSQAFNVLDARGAVSTAERATEFARMRRLAGEVAQLWVRRRDELGHPLGVVPPAPAGQADGAAAQPGESGPARQLVFEIGTEEMPPSEVRSARQQVAKLVADRLAATRLAHGDVRVLATPRRLVAVVDAVAAREPDHTRTVRGPKVAAGFRPDGTPTPAAAGFARSQGIEVADLARVEIGGVPHLAVLRDEPGRTATEVLTEVLAGVVTGLRSAKNMRWRDPQLAFTRPVRWLLALWGDVVVPVEVSTLAAGRTTRVHRTAATSTVEVADAESYLATVRDAGIVVDPDERRAIVTAAAGELAAGVGGQVDLAAEAGLLTQVVDLIEQPTPLLGGFEERYLELPEAVLATVMRKHQRYLPVRGADSALLPHFVAVANGAIDTDLVRAGNEAVLRARYEDAAFFYRADRATPLAELRSRLNRLTFTDKLGSMADRADRIAGLAGDLAEMIALSDADRATLDRAAELVKFDLGSQMVTEMTSLAGVMARDYAEHAGEPAAVAQAVFEAELPRSTGDQLPQSLPGALLSLADRLDLVTGLAATVGMPTGSSDPFAIRRAVLGLLAVHRSQPGLAGISLAAGLAAAARRQPVPVDDAVLAEIVEFLTRRVEQLLTEEGQPVDRVRAVLAHADRPQLVDRLLTQLDRLLADEQFRALAEALQRARRIVPADVPAEYDPALLTEPAEVRLHEVVKQVRADLDHSADLDRFTGIAGQLTAPVNAFFDDVFVMAEDPQLRQARLGLLATVAALAADVLDWPQLRM from the coding sequence ATGCAGGACGCGCTGGCCCGCCTCGCGGCGTACTGGGCCGAGCAGGGTTGCCTGACGGTCCAGCCGATGAACACCGAGGTCGGCGCCGGCACGCTGAACCCGGCCACGTTCCTGCGGGTGCTCGGCCCGGAGCCGTGGCGGGTCGCCTACGTCGAGCCGTCGGTGCGCCCGGACGACGCCCGGTACGGCGAGAACCCGAACCGGATCCAGACCCACACCCAGTTCCAGGTGATCCTCAAGCCCGAGCCGGGCGACGCGCAGGAGCTCTACCTCGGCAGCCTGGCCGCGCTGGGCATCGACGTGGCCGCGCACGACGTCCGGTTCGTCGAGGACAACTGGGCCTCGCCGGCGCTGGGCGCCTGGGGGCTGGGCTGGGAGGTCTGGCTGGACGGGTTGGAGATCACCCAGTTCACCTACTTCCAGCAGGCCGGTGGGATCAACCTCGAGGTGCCGTCGGTGGAGATCACCTACGGCATCGAGCGGATCATGATGGCGTTGCAGGGCGTCCGCCACTTCAAGGAGATCGCGTACGCGCCGGGCATCTCCTACGGCGAGATCTTCGGCCCGGGTGAGTACGAGATGTCCCGTTACTACCTGGACGACGCCGACGTCGCCACCAACCGGCAACTGCTCGACCTGTACGCCGCCGAGGCGCAGCGGATGATCGACGCCGGGTTGCCGGTGCCGGCGCACAGCTTCGTGCTCAAGTGCTCGCAGGCGTTCAACGTGCTGGACGCGCGGGGCGCGGTCTCCACCGCCGAACGGGCGACGGAGTTCGCCCGGATGCGCCGGCTGGCCGGCGAGGTGGCGCAACTGTGGGTGCGCCGCCGCGACGAGCTCGGCCACCCACTCGGCGTGGTGCCGCCGGCACCGGCCGGGCAGGCCGACGGGGCAGCCGCACAGCCCGGTGAGTCCGGCCCGGCCCGGCAGCTGGTCTTCGAGATCGGCACCGAGGAGATGCCGCCGTCGGAGGTCCGCTCGGCCCGCCAGCAGGTCGCCAAGCTGGTCGCCGACCGGCTGGCCGCCACCCGGCTGGCGCACGGTGACGTCCGGGTGCTGGCCACCCCGCGCCGGCTGGTCGCCGTCGTCGACGCGGTCGCCGCCCGCGAGCCCGACCACACCCGCACGGTACGCGGCCCGAAGGTCGCCGCCGGGTTCCGCCCGGACGGCACGCCCACCCCGGCTGCGGCGGGCTTCGCCCGTTCCCAGGGGATCGAGGTGGCCGACCTGGCCCGGGTGGAGATCGGCGGCGTACCGCATCTGGCCGTGCTGCGCGACGAGCCCGGCCGCACCGCGACGGAGGTCCTCACCGAGGTGCTCGCCGGGGTGGTCACCGGCCTGCGCTCGGCGAAGAACATGCGCTGGCGGGATCCGCAGCTGGCGTTCACCCGTCCGGTCCGCTGGCTGCTGGCGCTCTGGGGTGACGTGGTGGTGCCGGTCGAGGTGTCCACGCTGGCCGCCGGCCGGACCACCCGGGTGCACCGGACCGCCGCGACGTCGACCGTCGAGGTGGCCGACGCGGAGAGCTACCTGGCGACGGTCCGTGACGCCGGCATCGTGGTGGACCCGGACGAACGCCGGGCGATCGTCACCGCCGCCGCCGGTGAGCTGGCCGCCGGCGTCGGCGGTCAGGTCGACCTGGCCGCCGAGGCCGGTCTGCTCACCCAGGTGGTGGACCTGATCGAGCAGCCCACGCCGCTGCTCGGCGGGTTCGAGGAACGCTACCTGGAGCTACCCGAGGCGGTCCTGGCCACGGTGATGCGCAAGCATCAGCGGTACCTGCCGGTACGCGGTGCGGACAGTGCCCTGTTGCCGCACTTCGTGGCGGTCGCCAACGGCGCGATCGACACCGATCTGGTACGGGCCGGCAACGAGGCGGTGCTGCGGGCCCGGTACGAGGACGCGGCGTTCTTCTACCGCGCGGACCGGGCGACCCCGCTGGCCGAGCTGCGGTCCCGACTGAACCGGTTGACCTTCACCGACAAGCTGGGGTCGATGGCGGACCGGGCCGACCGGATCGCCGGGCTGGCCGGTGACCTGGCCGAGATGATCGCACTGTCCGATGCGGACCGGGCGACCTTGGACCGCGCGGCCGAGCTGGTCAAGTTCGACCTCGGCTCGCAGATGGTCACCGAGATGACCAGTCTCGCCGGGGTGATGGCCCGTGACTACGCCGAGCACGCCGGGGAGCCGGCGGCGGTCGCGCAGGCGGTGTTCGAGGCTGAGCTGCCGCGCAGCACCGGTGACCAGCTGCCGCAGTCGCTGCCGGGGGCGCTGCTGTCGCTGGCCGACCGGCTGGATCTGGTGACCGGGCTGGCTGCCACGGTCGGCATGCCGACCGGCAGCAGCGACCCGTTCGCGATCCGGCGGGCGGTGCTGGGGCTGTTGGCGGTGCACCGGAGTCAGCCAGGGCTGGCCGGGATCTCGCTGGCCGCTGGGCTCGCGGCTGCCGCCCGGCGGCAGCCGGTGCCGGTCGACGATGCGGTGCTGGCCGAGATCGTCGAGTTCCTGACCCGCCGGGTGGAGCAACTGCTGACCGAGGAGGGTCAGCCGGTGGACCGGGTCCGCGCGGTGCTGGCGCACGCCGACCGGCCGCAGCTGGTCGACCGGCTGCTGACCCAGCTGGACCGGCTGCTGGCCGACGAGCAGTTCCGGGCACTCGCCGAGGCGCTGCAGCGGGCCCGGCGGATCGTCCCGGCCGATGTGCCCGCCGAGTACGACCCGGCGCTGCTCACCGAGCCGGCCGAGGTACGGCTACACGAGGTGGTCAAGCAGGTGCGGGCCGACCTGGACCACAGCGCTGACCTCGACCGGTTCACCGGGATCGCCGGGCAGCTGACCGCGCCGGTGAACGCCTTCTTCGACGACGTCTTCGTGATGGCCGAGGATCCGCAGCTGCGTCAGGCCCGACTGGGTCTGCTCGCCACGGTCGCGGCGCTCGCCGCCGACGTGCTGGACTGGCCACAGCTGAGGATGTGA
- a CDS encoding CDP-alcohol phosphatidyltransferase family protein codes for MDGPAGPVRNVPNLITTVRTVVAVGLAVLAVVGDSAVLTGVAIACYWIGDMADGLAARLLRQETRFGAVYDIVCDRICCLAVAAALIPLLPSMGVPLGIFVVQFVVVDLVLSLSFLRWPLLSPNYFHLVHTQVYRFNWSPVAKALNTGGLVLLVVLAPSPVLPVAFTLAIAAVKLASLVVVARIPLAVDLPGLRAASS; via the coding sequence GTGGACGGGCCTGCCGGGCCGGTCCGCAACGTACCGAATCTGATCACCACGGTCCGGACCGTGGTCGCCGTCGGCCTGGCCGTGCTGGCCGTCGTCGGCGACAGCGCGGTGCTCACCGGCGTCGCGATCGCCTGCTACTGGATTGGTGACATGGCGGACGGTCTGGCCGCCCGGCTGCTGCGGCAGGAGACCCGGTTCGGCGCCGTCTATGACATCGTCTGCGACCGGATCTGTTGCCTGGCGGTCGCCGCCGCGCTGATCCCGCTGCTGCCGTCGATGGGCGTGCCGCTGGGCATCTTCGTCGTGCAGTTCGTCGTGGTGGACCTGGTGTTGAGCCTGAGTTTCCTGCGGTGGCCGCTGCTGAGCCCGAACTACTTCCATCTTGTGCACACCCAGGTGTACCGGTTCAACTGGTCGCCGGTGGCGAAGGCGTTGAACACCGGCGGCCTGGTGCTGCTGGTGGTGCTGGCACCGTCGCCGGTGCTTCCGGTGGCTTTCACCTTGGCGATCGCCGCGGTGAAGCTCGCTTCGCTCGTCGTGGTGGCCCGGATCCCGCTCGCTGTCGACCTTCCGGGTCTGCGCGCCGCCTCCTCGTGA